From one Octopus bimaculoides isolate UCB-OBI-ISO-001 unplaced genomic scaffold, ASM119413v2 Scaffold_354209, whole genome shotgun sequence genomic stretch:
- the LOC128251523 gene encoding laminin subunit alpha-3-like: protein MKYIYLYVHLCVLSTACDCNVGGSATMNCNKQTGQCICKPRVFGMKCDKPLKTYFFPTLHQQKYEIEDGYRPGGGKVYFAFDQRVFPDFSWKGYAIMSEKQVRSWYFGVLGEGVV, encoded by the exons atgaaatatatatacttatacgtacatCTGTGTGTCTTGTCCACAGCGTGTGACTGCAATGTTGGAGGATCTGCCACCATGAACTGCAATAAGCAAACTGGTCAGTGTATTTGTAAACCACGAGTTTTTGGAATGAAGTGCGACAA gccATTGAAGACCTACTTCTTCCCAACTCTTcatcaacagaaatatgaaattGAAGACGGTTACCGGCCAGGTGGAGGcaaagtctactttgcctttgaTCAGAGAGTATTCCCAGACTTCTCTTGGAAAGGTTATGCCATCATGTCTGAGAAACAGGTAAGAAGTTGGTATTTTGGTGTTTTGGGGGAAGGTGTGGTAtaa